Below is a window of Micromonospora chersina DNA.
TGTTCCTGTGGCCCCGGATGGCGCCGGTGCCGGCCGGGATGCTCGCCACCGTGTTCTGCTGGTTGGTGGAGTGCGCGCAGCTCACCGGGGTGCCGGCCGCACTGTCGGCGCGGAGCGTGGTGGCGAGGCTGGCGCTGGGTGTGCAGTTCGACCCCGTCGACCTGGCCTGGTACCCGGTCGGCGTGGCGCCCCTGGTGGTACTGCACCACGTGGTGCGCACCCGCCGCCGCGCGGCGTCACCGGCGGCCCGCCCTCCTGACACCCACCTGTAGCCGGCGACCGGCTTCGCCGCGCTATGCGGGACGCTTCGCCGCGAGGCCGGTGCACCGCTGCGCGGTGGCGAGCTTGTCGAGGATGCGCCGCTTGGCGGCCCCGGTGGCCGGTACCGGCTGGCCACCGCCGGAGACGGTCGCCGGGACGAACGTGCTGTCCACCACCGTCCGGCCGCGGACGACCAGCTTCAGCACGCCGGAGTCCGTGCTGTGCGACGTGGCGTACCAGAGGAAGTTGCCGAGTCCGTAGTGCACGTAGGTCCGGCCCAGCCAGCCGTCGCCCAGCAGCGTGTGCGCGTGCGCACCGACCACGATGTCGGCGCCGGCCTCGGACAGCCGGCGGGCGAACGTCTTCATCTCCCCGGTCGGGCACGAGTTGCCCTCGACGCCCCAGTGCATGAAGACGACGACCAGGTCGGCGCGTTCCCGCGCCGACCGCACCGCGGCGGCGGCCCGGGCGGGATCGAACGCCATCGCCACCCCCGGTCGGGTGTCCGTCGCCCGCCACGACCCGGCCAGGTCGTGCACCTGGGACATGCCGAGCACCGCGATCCGCAGCCCTCGAACGGTGGTGAACCAGGGCGCGTACGCCGCGTCGGCGTCGCGGCCCGCGCCGAACACCGGGTACCGGGCTTCCGCGGCGGCGTCGAGGGTGTCGGTGAGCCCCTGCCGGCCGTAGTCGAGGATGTGGTTGTTGGCGATCGACGCCGCGTCGACCCCGGCCGCGCGCAGCGCCGCGAAGGCGCTCTTCGGCGCCCGGAAGTGGTAGGTCTTCGGCTCGGGCG
It encodes the following:
- a CDS encoding DUF2809 domain-containing protein, producing the protein MAGRVRLLMPVAALLFLGLALLIRVVDDGALRQYSGTALYASMIWAGVLFLWPRMAPVPAGMLATVFCWLVECAQLTGVPAALSARSVVARLALGVQFDPVDLAWYPVGVAPLVVLHHVVRTRRRAASPAARPPDTHL
- a CDS encoding CapA family protein produces the protein MIRRTARASLAALTAVGVALAGCAAGPTDPAPVWRGATPGPTPSATGAAAPVSTAPVEVRLAFAGDVHFTGRTLGLLNDPETAFGSIASTLRDADVTLVNLETAVTDRGTPEPKTYHFRAPKSAFAALRAAGVDAASIANNHILDYGRQGLTDTLDAAAEARYPVFGAGRDADAAYAPWFTTVRGLRIAVLGMSQVHDLAGSWRATDTRPGVAMAFDPARAAAAVRSARERADLVVVFMHWGVEGNSCPTGEMKTFARRLSEAGADIVVGAHAHTLLGDGWLGRTYVHYGLGNFLWYATSHSTDSGVLKLVVRGRTVVDSTFVPATVSGGGQPVPATGAAKRRILDKLATAQRCTGLAAKRPA